One part of the Rothia sp. ZJ932 genome encodes these proteins:
- a CDS encoding bifunctional methylenetetrahydrofolate dehydrogenase/methenyltetrahydrofolate cyclohydrolase: MAEILDGKATAAAIKAELKERVEALKAKGTTPGLGTVLVGDDPASHSYVGGKHKDCAEIGVASIRVDLPESTTQEELEAEIEKLNNDPACTGYIVQLPLPKHIDTNHILELIDPDKDADGLHPTNLGRLVLNAGGEIDSPLPCTPNGVIELIERHGLDLNGKTVAVFGRGVTVGRPLGLLLTRKNVNATPTLVHTGTQDVADALRAADVIVAAVGQPHIVTADMVRDGAILLDVGVSRIEDPETGKKKLTGDISPEAAAKASWVSPNPGGVGPMTRAMLLVNVVETAERAATS, from the coding sequence ATGGCTGAAATTCTTGACGGTAAGGCAACCGCCGCAGCGATTAAAGCTGAGCTGAAAGAGCGCGTTGAGGCTCTTAAAGCTAAGGGAACCACCCCCGGTCTGGGCACCGTGCTCGTGGGCGATGACCCGGCCTCCCACTCTTATGTTGGTGGCAAACACAAGGACTGCGCAGAAATCGGCGTCGCTTCGATTCGCGTTGACCTACCCGAATCAACTACGCAGGAGGAGCTTGAAGCTGAGATTGAGAAGCTGAACAATGACCCTGCATGTACTGGGTATATTGTGCAGCTGCCACTGCCCAAGCATATCGACACTAACCATATTCTTGAGCTGATCGACCCCGATAAGGACGCCGACGGTTTGCACCCCACCAACCTGGGGCGCCTGGTGCTCAACGCGGGGGGAGAGATTGACTCGCCCCTGCCCTGCACCCCTAACGGTGTCATCGAACTCATAGAACGTCACGGGCTAGACCTCAACGGCAAAACTGTTGCTGTCTTTGGTCGCGGCGTCACCGTGGGTCGCCCCCTGGGGTTGCTACTCACCCGCAAGAACGTCAACGCCACCCCCACCCTGGTACACACCGGCACCCAGGACGTAGCTGATGCCCTGCGCGCAGCAGACGTTATCGTGGCGGCAGTTGGTCAGCCACATATTGTTACTGCCGACATGGTGAGGGACGGTGCAATCTTGCTCGACGTGGGAGTCTCCCGCATCGAAGATCCCGAAACCGGCAAGAAGAAACTGACCGGCGATATTAGCCCTGAGGCAGCAGCTAAAGCATCCTGGGTTTCACCTAACCCCGGCGGCGTTGGTCCCATGACCCGCGCTATGCTGCTGGTTAACGTGGTTGAAACCGCGGAGCGCGCCGCCACTTCATAA
- a CDS encoding mannose-1-phosphate guanylyltransferase, whose product MKTPIERFYPLIPAGGVGSRLWPLSRATVPKFLLNLTGGESSLLRSTYDRLVDVSNGSVMVVTGVAHANRVTQQIDELRASDLVLEPSPRDSAAAIGLACAIIYQRQPDAIIGSFAADHVIEPVDEFQKVVTEAVNTAATGKIVTIGITPTEPSTAFGYIRATHSLELAEAPHAMAVAEFVEKPDAPTAAEYISTGDYTWNAGMFVAPAELMLKHLEQNEPELHAGVTRIARAWDTPDRDDVMNDVWETLPKIAIDYAVAEPAAAAGDVAMVPGSFSWDDIGDFDAVARLNLEKTDKELFTIGDEVQVFNQKSTGIIVAGTHRKIAVIGIEDVVIVDTPDALLVTTRKDAQDVKNTVNELKSQGLERHL is encoded by the coding sequence ATGAAAACTCCAATTGAACGTTTTTACCCGTTGATTCCCGCCGGTGGTGTCGGTTCACGCCTCTGGCCGCTATCACGTGCCACTGTGCCCAAGTTTCTGCTCAACCTCACCGGTGGTGAGTCTTCGCTGTTGCGCTCAACCTACGACCGTTTGGTTGATGTGAGCAATGGTTCTGTCATGGTCGTCACCGGTGTTGCCCATGCAAACCGTGTCACTCAACAAATTGATGAGCTACGCGCATCCGATCTAGTGCTAGAACCCTCACCGCGCGATTCCGCAGCGGCAATTGGGTTGGCGTGCGCTATTATCTACCAGCGTCAGCCCGACGCGATTATTGGTTCTTTCGCCGCTGACCACGTCATCGAACCGGTGGACGAGTTCCAGAAGGTCGTTACCGAAGCGGTGAATACTGCTGCTACCGGCAAAATTGTGACCATTGGTATTACCCCCACCGAGCCCTCCACCGCTTTTGGTTATATTCGTGCCACCCATTCTCTAGAGCTCGCTGAAGCACCACACGCTATGGCAGTAGCAGAGTTCGTGGAGAAGCCCGACGCGCCGACCGCCGCTGAGTACATCTCCACCGGGGATTACACCTGGAACGCTGGCATGTTCGTAGCGCCTGCCGAACTCATGCTCAAGCACCTAGAGCAAAATGAGCCGGAGCTGCACGCCGGGGTCACCCGTATTGCGCGCGCTTGGGATACCCCTGACCGCGATGATGTCATGAACGATGTGTGGGAAACCCTACCCAAGATTGCTATCGACTACGCGGTGGCAGAACCCGCTGCAGCTGCAGGCGATGTCGCGATGGTGCCCGGTTCTTTCAGCTGGGACGATATCGGTGACTTTGACGCTGTTGCCCGTCTCAACCTTGAAAAGACCGATAAAGAACTCTTCACCATTGGCGACGAAGTTCAGGTCTTCAACCAGAAATCAACCGGCATCATTGTTGCAGGTACCCACCGTAAGATCGCTGTCATCGGTATTGAAGATGTTGTCATCGTTGACACCCCTGATGCCCTGCTGGTAACCACCCGTAAGGACGCGCAGGATGTAAAGAATACTGTTAATGAGCTCAAGAGCCAGGGCTTAGAGCGTCACCTCTAA
- a CDS encoding 2'-5' RNA ligase family protein — protein MSLVARVPDELAARIERWRVAQPEILNPGSVHITVMVAPETVPASQTLAALQKALMGRRRVFVGLGEPASFAPVTTVSYLPLIEGGAELIGLNRVAERAVESSASPFEYRPHLTLAQHVPHEVIDRSLRDFKCLPDALKRFEIQRLCVYRYEKEEWHWVGTIELT, from the coding sequence GTGAGTCTCGTTGCACGGGTACCCGATGAGCTAGCTGCGCGTATTGAGCGTTGGCGGGTGGCCCAACCTGAGATTCTTAATCCCGGTAGCGTCCACATTACGGTGATGGTGGCACCTGAGACGGTGCCTGCCAGCCAGACCCTCGCAGCTTTGCAAAAGGCTCTCATGGGGCGCAGACGCGTGTTTGTCGGTCTGGGGGAGCCTGCCAGTTTTGCGCCTGTTACCACGGTGAGTTATTTGCCGTTGATAGAGGGGGGTGCCGAGTTAATAGGTCTCAATCGGGTTGCTGAGCGCGCGGTAGAAAGCAGCGCTTCGCCGTTTGAGTATCGCCCGCATCTGACTCTTGCTCAGCATGTACCTCACGAAGTGATTGACCGTTCCCTCAGGGACTTCAAGTGCCTCCCTGACGCGCTTAAGCGGTTCGAGATTCAGCGGCTTTGCGTGTACCGCTATGAGAAAGAAGAGTGGCACTGGGTCGGCACGATTGAGCTGACCTAG
- the sdhA gene encoding succinate dehydrogenase flavoprotein subunit, which produces MQVHKYDVVIIGAGGAGMRAAIEAGQRSRTAVLTKLYPTRSHTGAAQGGMCAALANVEDDNWEWHTFDTVKGGDYLVDQDAAEVMAKEAIDAVLDLEKMGLPFNRTPEGRIDQRRFGGHTRDHGKAPVRRACYAADRTGHMILQTLYQNCVKHNVEFFNEYYVLDLVMVDDENGNKRPAGVVSYDLATGDVHVFQAKSIVFASGGCGKIFKTTSNAHTLTGDGMAIALRNGIPLEDMEFVQFHPTGLAGLGILVSEAARGEGGILRNSDGERFMERYAPTIKDLAPRDIVARSMANEVREGRGCGPNKDYVLLDLTHLEPAHIDEKLPDITEFARTYLGVEPYTEPVPVFPTAHYAMGGIPTNIEAEVYANSEETIPGLYAAGEVACVSVHGSNRLGTNSLLDINVFGKRAGISAAEYAATADFLPIPEDAANDTLELLNTLREGNGTEKVGVLRKELQDVMDADMQVFRTADTIHNAINKINELEERYKNISVQDKGKRFNLDLLEAVELGFLLELAKVMSVAALNREESRGGHFREDFPNRNDEKFMKHSMVYKDENAEFEGIAGLRFDTKPVVFTRYEPMERKY; this is translated from the coding sequence ATGCAGGTACATAAGTACGACGTAGTTATTATTGGTGCCGGCGGTGCCGGTATGCGTGCGGCTATTGAAGCAGGTCAGCGTTCACGCACTGCTGTACTGACTAAGCTTTACCCCACTCGTTCCCACACCGGTGCAGCGCAGGGCGGCATGTGTGCTGCTCTAGCGAACGTTGAAGACGATAACTGGGAATGGCATACCTTTGATACCGTCAAGGGCGGCGACTACCTGGTAGACCAGGACGCGGCTGAGGTCATGGCGAAAGAAGCTATTGACGCAGTACTCGATTTGGAAAAGATGGGTCTACCCTTCAACCGCACCCCCGAGGGGCGTATTGACCAGCGTCGTTTTGGTGGTCACACCCGCGATCACGGTAAGGCACCCGTTCGCCGCGCATGCTACGCAGCAGACCGTACCGGTCACATGATTTTGCAGACCCTCTACCAGAACTGTGTCAAGCACAACGTTGAGTTCTTCAACGAGTACTACGTGCTTGATTTGGTGATGGTCGATGACGAAAACGGCAACAAGCGTCCTGCTGGCGTCGTTTCTTACGATCTGGCAACCGGCGACGTTCACGTTTTCCAGGCTAAGTCAATCGTGTTTGCATCAGGTGGCTGTGGCAAAATCTTCAAGACCACCTCAAACGCTCACACCCTTACCGGTGACGGTATGGCTATTGCCCTGCGCAACGGCATTCCTTTGGAAGACATGGAGTTCGTGCAGTTCCACCCGACCGGTCTTGCAGGGTTGGGCATTCTGGTGTCTGAAGCTGCTCGCGGTGAGGGCGGTATCCTGCGTAATTCTGACGGTGAGCGTTTCATGGAGCGCTACGCACCGACCATTAAGGATCTAGCTCCTCGCGATATTGTTGCTCGCTCGATGGCGAATGAGGTTCGTGAAGGACGCGGTTGCGGTCCCAACAAGGACTACGTTCTGCTGGATCTCACCCACCTTGAGCCCGCTCACATTGATGAGAAGCTACCCGATATTACCGAGTTCGCTCGTACCTACCTGGGCGTTGAGCCCTACACTGAGCCCGTCCCAGTGTTCCCCACCGCACACTACGCAATGGGGGGTATTCCCACCAACATTGAGGCTGAGGTGTACGCAAACTCAGAAGAGACTATTCCCGGTCTCTATGCAGCTGGTGAGGTTGCTTGCGTTTCGGTGCACGGCTCAAACCGTTTGGGCACTAACTCACTGCTGGATATCAACGTCTTTGGTAAGCGCGCCGGCATCTCTGCTGCTGAGTACGCTGCTACCGCTGACTTCCTGCCGATTCCCGAGGACGCAGCCAACGACACCCTGGAGCTGCTGAACACCCTGCGCGAGGGTAACGGCACCGAAAAGGTGGGCGTGTTGCGCAAGGAACTGCAGGACGTTATGGACGCCGACATGCAGGTATTCCGTACTGCTGACACCATCCACAACGCCATCAACAAGATCAATGAGCTTGAAGAGCGCTACAAGAACATTTCTGTTCAGGATAAGGGCAAGCGCTTCAACCTTGATTTGCTGGAGGCAGTTGAGCTGGGCTTCTTGCTGGAACTGGCAAAGGTAATGTCCGTTGCTGCGCTGAACCGTGAGGAATCACGTGGCGGTCACTTCCGCGAGGACTTCCCCAATCGTAATGATGAGAAGTTCATGAAGCACTCAATGGTTTACAAAGATGAAAACGCTGAGTTTGAGGGCATTGCAGGTTTGCGTTTCGATACCAAGCCCGTAGTCTTCACCCGTTACGAGCCGATGGAGCGTAAGTACTAA
- a CDS encoding amidohydrolase, translated as MGGYLHDFLEELIEFRRDIHRNPELSFQEFQTTEKIAHRLRDAGLRPVYLPGYTGVRVDIGEGPIAAAFRADIDALPVQEQTGLAYSSQTPGVMHACGHDIHLTVMLGVTLLLDAMNKTKPLGATIRVIFQPSEEQQPGGALEVIRAGWLKDVPRAFALHCDPKVDVGKIGTRIGAITSASDTVRIRLDGHGGHTSRPHLTEDLIFAMSQIAVNVPAVLSRRTDVRSGVLVVWGQIEAGVAPNAIPATGFMAGTMRCLDADAWYKAGQMLDEVVEQVAAPYGLSVSLEHERGVPPVVNTEAETTLIENAARAELGEDSVILVEQSMGGEDFSWMLQEVPGTMVRLGTRAQGGETFDLHQGDYNPQEEAIGNGVRVMVAAALRSIALETA; from the coding sequence ATGGGGGGGTATCTGCATGATTTTTTGGAGGAGCTCATTGAGTTTCGCCGGGATATTCACCGTAACCCGGAGCTCTCTTTTCAGGAGTTTCAGACCACAGAGAAAATTGCTCACCGTCTGCGCGATGCGGGGCTGAGACCTGTTTATTTGCCCGGTTATACCGGTGTGCGCGTTGATATTGGTGAAGGTCCAATCGCGGCGGCTTTCAGGGCTGATATTGATGCCCTACCGGTGCAGGAGCAAACCGGCCTTGCTTACTCATCGCAGACCCCGGGGGTTATGCATGCGTGCGGTCACGATATTCACCTGACCGTTATGCTGGGCGTTACGCTTCTTTTGGACGCGATGAATAAAACAAAGCCACTGGGCGCCACTATTCGCGTGATCTTCCAGCCTTCGGAAGAGCAACAGCCTGGGGGCGCACTAGAGGTAATTAGGGCGGGCTGGCTTAAAGATGTTCCGCGTGCTTTTGCCCTGCACTGTGATCCCAAGGTGGATGTAGGAAAGATTGGTACGCGTATTGGCGCTATCACTTCAGCCTCTGACACTGTGCGCATTCGCCTTGATGGGCACGGCGGGCACACATCGCGTCCGCACCTGACCGAAGATTTGATTTTTGCGATGAGCCAGATTGCTGTGAATGTTCCCGCTGTTCTTTCGCGCCGCACTGATGTACGCTCCGGTGTGTTGGTGGTGTGGGGGCAGATTGAGGCGGGTGTTGCCCCCAACGCTATTCCGGCGACAGGCTTCATGGCGGGCACTATGCGCTGCTTGGACGCGGATGCCTGGTACAAGGCGGGGCAGATGCTGGACGAGGTCGTAGAGCAGGTTGCTGCCCCCTACGGTTTGAGTGTGAGTCTTGAGCACGAACGCGGAGTTCCACCGGTGGTCAATACTGAGGCGGAGACCACTCTCATTGAAAATGCCGCACGCGCGGAGCTGGGCGAGGATAGCGTGATTCTTGTTGAGCAGTCCATGGGCGGTGAAGATTTCTCGTGGATGTTGCAGGAGGTTCCTGGCACGATGGTTCGTCTGGGAACTCGAGCGCAGGGAGGAGAAACCTTTGACCTGCACCAGGGAGATTACAACCCGCAGGAAGAAGCAATTGGTAACGGCGTGCGCGTTATGGTTGCTGCTGCTTTACGTAGCATTGCCCTAGAGACCGCCTGA
- the sdhC gene encoding succinate dehydrogenase, cytochrome b556 subunit: MPNTSKGTLYRGREGMWSWVAHRISGIAIFFFLLVHVLDTAMVRVSPETYNAIMHIYKNPIMGLGEAGLVAAILYHAFNGIRIILVDFWSGGTKNHKALLWGVLILWAIFMAGFLFRHLPIVFGGH; the protein is encoded by the coding sequence GTGCCGAATACATCCAAGGGCACCCTCTACCGCGGCCGCGAAGGTATGTGGTCATGGGTAGCTCATCGCATCTCAGGTATTGCGATTTTTTTCTTCTTGTTGGTTCACGTGCTCGATACCGCAATGGTGCGCGTTTCACCTGAAACCTACAATGCAATCATGCATATCTACAAGAACCCTATCATGGGTCTTGGCGAGGCCGGTCTGGTAGCGGCTATTCTCTACCACGCTTTCAACGGTATCCGCATTATTCTGGTTGATTTTTGGAGTGGCGGCACCAAGAATCACAAAGCTCTGCTCTGGGGCGTTTTGATCCTCTGGGCAATCTTCATGGCTGGCTTCCTCTTCCGCCACCTTCCCATCGTCTTTGGAGGTCACTAA
- the glyA gene encoding serine hydroxymethyltransferase: protein MTTSSVVNLPLAEVDPEVAEAIKLEQERQQNTLEMIASENFAPRAVLEAQGSVLTNKYAEGYPGRRYYGGCEYVDVVETLAIERAKALFGAEHANVQPHAGAQANNAVMHALLTPGDKIMGLSLAHGGHLTHGMKLNVSGKLYEVAAYGVDEETGRVNMDEVRELARAEKPKVIIAGWSAYTRQLDFAAFREIADEVGAYLWVDMAHFAGLVAAGLHPNPVPHAHVVSSTVHKTIGGPRSGFILCTEELKKKIDSAVFPGQQGGPLMHAIAGKATAFKIAGTEEFKDRQKRTLEGAQILAERLGQQDLKDAGVELISGGTDVHLVLVSLANAELNGKEAEDLLHEAGITVNRNAIPNDPRPPMVTSGLRIGTPALATRGFDAEAFAEVADIIAETLKPGADVTAQRARVTALCEKFPLYSGIEEW from the coding sequence ATGACCACCTCCTCTGTTGTAAATCTTCCCTTGGCAGAAGTTGATCCTGAAGTTGCTGAAGCCATTAAACTTGAGCAGGAGCGCCAGCAGAACACCCTTGAGATGATTGCTTCTGAGAACTTCGCACCGCGTGCGGTGTTGGAGGCTCAGGGCTCAGTTCTGACCAATAAGTACGCAGAAGGTTACCCAGGACGTCGCTACTACGGCGGTTGCGAGTACGTTGATGTTGTTGAAACCCTAGCGATTGAACGCGCAAAAGCGCTTTTCGGTGCGGAGCACGCGAATGTGCAACCCCACGCAGGCGCTCAGGCAAACAACGCTGTGATGCATGCGCTACTGACCCCCGGCGATAAAATCATGGGTCTGTCTTTGGCTCACGGCGGTCACCTGACTCACGGCATGAAGCTGAACGTTTCAGGCAAGCTGTATGAAGTTGCCGCTTACGGAGTAGACGAAGAAACCGGTCGCGTGAACATGGACGAAGTCCGTGAACTCGCTCGCGCCGAGAAGCCCAAGGTCATTATCGCCGGTTGGTCAGCCTACACCCGCCAGCTCGATTTCGCGGCTTTCCGCGAAATCGCTGATGAGGTCGGTGCTTACCTGTGGGTTGATATGGCACACTTCGCGGGTCTGGTGGCAGCAGGTCTGCACCCCAACCCCGTACCCCACGCTCACGTGGTTTCCTCCACCGTCCACAAGACCATCGGTGGCCCCCGCTCAGGTTTCATTCTCTGCACCGAAGAGCTGAAGAAGAAGATTGACTCAGCGGTATTCCCCGGTCAACAGGGCGGCCCCCTCATGCACGCTATCGCGGGTAAGGCTACCGCCTTCAAGATCGCTGGTACCGAAGAATTCAAGGACCGCCAGAAACGCACCCTCGAAGGCGCACAGATTTTGGCTGAGCGTTTGGGACAGCAGGATCTCAAGGACGCCGGCGTTGAACTGATCTCCGGTGGCACCGACGTTCACCTAGTACTGGTATCACTGGCAAACGCTGAACTGAACGGCAAAGAAGCAGAAGATCTGCTGCACGAAGCTGGCATTACCGTCAACCGCAACGCGATCCCCAACGACCCGCGTCCGCCTATGGTTACCTCTGGTCTGCGTATCGGTACCCCCGCGCTGGCAACCCGCGGCTTTGACGCTGAAGCGTTCGCTGAGGTTGCAGACATTATCGCTGAGACCCTCAAGCCCGGTGCAGACGTCACCGCTCAGCGCGCTCGCGTTACTGCCTTGTGCGAGAAGTTCCCCCTCTACTCAGGCATCGAGGAGTGGTAA
- the trpS gene encoding tryptophan--tRNA ligase, which yields MSEKKNLKSVIPNAAQSATRIYSGAQPSADSLHLGNYVGAVRNWVALQDEPGTECLFFIPDMHAITVPQDPAIMTQRTRMTAAQYIAAGIDPERTPLFVQSQVPEHAQLAWVLNCITGFGEASRMTQFKDKSAKQGTDSASVGLFTYPVLMAADILLYQADEVPVGEDQRQHLELTRNLAERFNSRFGDTFIVPEGRILKETAKIYDLQNPTSKMSKSAETDKGIIWLMDDPKKTAKKIKSAVTDAGSEISFDRENKAGISNLLSIYSALTGKSIDTIVAEYEGKMYGHLKVDLAEIAAETFAPMRERTLELMDDPAELDRLLAIGATKAREIASVTVENVYDRIGFLPAQK from the coding sequence ATGAGCGAAAAGAAGAACCTCAAGTCAGTTATTCCTAATGCGGCGCAGAGTGCCACCCGTATTTACTCGGGGGCGCAGCCTTCTGCAGATTCCCTGCATTTGGGCAACTACGTGGGTGCGGTACGTAATTGGGTTGCTTTGCAGGACGAACCGGGCACCGAATGTCTGTTCTTCATTCCTGATATGCACGCTATTACTGTGCCTCAGGACCCCGCCATCATGACGCAGCGTACCCGCATGACTGCTGCCCAGTACATTGCTGCCGGTATTGATCCTGAGCGTACCCCTCTTTTTGTGCAGTCGCAGGTGCCCGAGCACGCTCAGCTGGCGTGGGTTCTCAATTGCATCACGGGCTTTGGCGAAGCGTCGCGCATGACTCAGTTCAAAGACAAATCCGCAAAGCAGGGTACCGATTCAGCGTCGGTGGGGTTGTTTACTTACCCGGTGCTGATGGCAGCAGATATTTTGCTTTACCAGGCTGATGAGGTTCCTGTGGGTGAAGATCAGCGCCAGCACCTGGAGCTCACCCGTAACCTCGCTGAGCGTTTCAATTCACGTTTTGGTGATACCTTTATCGTTCCTGAGGGACGCATCCTTAAAGAGACCGCTAAGATTTATGATTTGCAGAACCCGACCTCTAAGATGTCGAAGTCAGCGGAAACTGATAAAGGCATTATCTGGTTGATGGATGATCCTAAAAAAACTGCCAAGAAAATTAAGTCTGCGGTGACCGATGCCGGTAGTGAAATCAGTTTTGACCGCGAGAATAAGGCGGGCATTTCTAACCTCTTGAGCATCTACTCGGCACTCACCGGTAAGAGCATCGACACCATTGTCGCGGAGTACGAAGGCAAAATGTACGGGCACCTGAAGGTTGATTTGGCTGAAATTGCCGCTGAGACTTTCGCCCCCATGCGCGAACGCACCTTAGAGCTGATGGATGACCCCGCAGAACTTGACCGTCTGCTGGCTATCGGTGCTACTAAGGCACGTGAAATCGCGTCCGTCACCGTTGAGAACGTCTACGATCGTATTGGGTTTTTGCCCGCTCAGAAGTAG
- a CDS encoding BMP family protein, with protein MALSRKNMAGAGSLLGISALLLSACGAAPEESSTASGDNADYRGCMVSDFGGFDDKSFNENTYAGLTAAVEELGIEKGEAQSTSETEYGPNLNQMVQSGCNMTVTVGFGLADATKEVAEANPDLHFAIVDDGSIELDNVRPLVYDTAQAAFQAGYLAAAQSKTGKVATYGGLNFPTVTIFMDGFAQGVKYYNEQNDKNVEVLGWDTEAQNGTFTGDFTDQGKGKTNTQNFLSEGADVIMPVAGPVGGGTLEAVKEHNASNADSPASVIWVDSDGFETNPEYRDIILTSVQKLMKEAVLETFKQDVEGNFTSEAYVGTLENGGVALAPFHNFEDEVSAETKAALDDIKAKIISGDIKVETAGSPSA; from the coding sequence ATGGCACTCTCACGTAAGAACATGGCAGGCGCAGGTTCACTCCTGGGCATTTCAGCACTTTTGCTTTCAGCTTGTGGTGCAGCACCCGAAGAATCATCAACCGCATCAGGCGATAACGCCGATTACAGGGGCTGCATGGTATCAGACTTCGGTGGTTTCGATGATAAGTCCTTCAACGAAAACACTTACGCGGGTCTAACCGCCGCTGTTGAAGAGTTGGGCATTGAAAAGGGCGAAGCTCAGTCAACCAGCGAAACCGAGTACGGTCCCAACCTCAACCAGATGGTTCAGTCAGGCTGTAACATGACCGTCACCGTTGGTTTCGGTTTGGCAGATGCGACCAAGGAAGTTGCAGAAGCTAACCCTGACCTGCACTTTGCAATTGTTGATGATGGTTCTATCGAACTCGACAACGTTCGCCCTCTCGTCTATGACACCGCTCAGGCAGCGTTCCAGGCAGGTTACTTGGCAGCGGCTCAGTCCAAGACCGGCAAGGTAGCAACCTACGGCGGCTTGAACTTCCCGACCGTTACCATCTTCATGGACGGCTTTGCGCAGGGCGTGAAGTACTACAATGAGCAGAACGACAAGAACGTTGAGGTTCTGGGCTGGGATACCGAGGCGCAGAACGGTACCTTCACCGGTGACTTCACCGACCAGGGCAAGGGCAAAACCAACACCCAGAACTTCCTCTCAGAAGGCGCTGACGTAATCATGCCCGTAGCAGGCCCCGTAGGTGGCGGCACCCTCGAAGCTGTCAAGGAGCACAACGCTAGCAACGCTGACTCACCCGCGTCCGTGATTTGGGTTGACTCAGACGGTTTCGAAACCAACCCCGAATACCGAGATATCATTCTGACCTCAGTGCAGAAGCTGATGAAGGAAGCTGTGCTGGAGACCTTTAAACAGGACGTTGAAGGCAACTTCACCAGCGAAGCCTACGTCGGTACCCTGGAGAACGGTGGCGTAGCACTAGCTCCCTTCCACAACTTCGAAGACGAAGTCAGCGCTGAGACCAAGGCAGCTCTCGATGACATCAAGGCTAAGATCATTAGCGGTGACATCAAGGTTGAGACCGCAGGTTCACCCTCTGCCTAA
- a CDS encoding succinate dehydrogenase hydrophobic membrane anchor subunit translates to MPTPLKAKVAAPRSRDITVNGVKYNRSSSKRNNFEMYAWLFMRLSGVMLVVLIFGHLFVNLMMGEGVHRIDFGFVGGKLANPFWQVWDLLLLWLAMLHGTNGIRTIIDDYAQKDGVRTFLKVILFLASAFVILVGTLVIFTFDPCPVGASAELLPSFCTAP, encoded by the coding sequence ATGCCTACTCCTTTGAAAGCTAAGGTAGCTGCACCTCGTAGCCGTGATATCACCGTCAATGGTGTAAAGTACAACCGCTCATCCTCAAAGCGCAATAACTTTGAGATGTACGCCTGGCTCTTCATGCGCCTTTCGGGCGTCATGCTGGTCGTGCTGATTTTTGGTCACCTTTTTGTGAACCTCATGATGGGCGAAGGCGTACACCGCATCGACTTCGGCTTCGTGGGCGGTAAGCTCGCTAACCCCTTCTGGCAGGTATGGGATCTGCTGTTGCTGTGGCTTGCAATGTTGCACGGCACCAACGGTATTCGCACCATCATTGATGACTATGCTCAGAAAGACGGCGTTCGTACCTTCTTGAAGGTCATCCTCTTCCTGGCATCCGCGTTCGTCATTCTGGTGGGCACTCTGGTGATTTTCACCTTTGATCCGTGCCCCGTTGGTGCATCGGCTGAGCTGTTGCCTTCCTTCTGCACAGCACCGTAG
- a CDS encoding succinate dehydrogenase iron-sulfur subunit — MADFEAKEPESRVELKSETGGAGAIPTYDITLQVRRYNPEISEESHWDEFKLTMYGTDRVLDALHKAKWEIDGSLSFRRSCAHGICGSDAMRINGRNRLACKTLLKDLDLSKPITVEAIKGLPCEKDLIVDMEPFFQAYREIMPFLMNDEHEPERERIQSQADRARFDDTTKCILCAACTSSCPVFWTDGQYFGPAAIVNAHRFIFDSRDDAGDMRLEILNDKEGVWRCRTTFNCTEACPRGIQITKAIAEVKQAIIARSL, encoded by the coding sequence ATGGCTGATTTTGAAGCAAAAGAACCCGAGTCACGGGTAGAACTGAAGTCGGAGACCGGTGGCGCTGGCGCTATTCCTACCTACGACATCACCCTGCAGGTGCGTCGCTACAACCCTGAGATTTCAGAGGAATCACACTGGGACGAGTTTAAGCTGACCATGTATGGCACTGACCGTGTGCTGGATGCTTTGCACAAGGCGAAGTGGGAAATCGATGGTTCGCTGTCTTTCCGCCGCTCCTGCGCTCACGGTATTTGCGGTTCGGACGCGATGCGTATCAACGGTCGCAACCGTCTGGCGTGCAAGACTCTGCTGAAGGATCTTGACCTTTCCAAGCCGATTACTGTTGAGGCTATCAAAGGTCTGCCCTGCGAGAAAGATCTTATCGTTGATATGGAGCCTTTCTTCCAGGCATACCGTGAGATTATGCCCTTCTTGATGAATGACGAGCATGAGCCCGAGCGTGAGCGCATTCAGTCTCAGGCTGATCGTGCGCGTTTTGATGACACCACCAAGTGCATCCTGTGTGCTGCGTGTACCTCGTCATGTCCCGTTTTCTGGACAGATGGTCAGTACTTTGGTCCGGCAGCAATTGTCAATGCTCACCGTTTCATCTTCGATTCTCGTGATGATGCTGGCGATATGCGTTTGGAGATTCTCAACGACAAAGAGGGCGTATGGCGTTGCCGTACCACCTTCAACTGCACCGAAGCATGCCCCCGTGGCATTCAGATCACTAAGGCTATTGCTGAGGTCAAGCAGGCTATTATCGCCCGCTCCCTCTAA